The Fundulus heteroclitus isolate FHET01 unplaced genomic scaffold, MU-UCD_Fhet_4.1 scaffold_56, whole genome shotgun sequence genome has a segment encoding these proteins:
- the tmub1 gene encoding transmembrane and ubiquitin-like domain-containing protein 1, which yields MALIEGVGDEVTLLFGSLLLLMVLLLAWISTRTSEPSEQPFASSAAPAPPQRATSTPQDAPLSSAGSPSSSARGAPSEAPPTAAPHEEEESEGGGGVRRRGEGQRNMVVRLKFLNDTERTAQVQPQDTIGYIKRTYFAGQEQQVRLIYQGQLLQDDAQTLASLNLAHNCVLHCHISQNAAPGAPGAARPGDQVQVALNVGSLMVPLLVLMLSVLWYCQIQYRQFFTAPATATLVGITIFLSLVAFGVYRR from the exons ATGGCTCTGATCGAAGGCGTGGGAGACGAGGTGACGCTGCTCTTCggctcgctgctgctgctgatggtgcTGCTGCTCGCCTGGATCTCCACCCGCACCTCCGAGCCCTCAGAGCAGCCCTTCGCTTCTTCCGCGGCCCCTGCGCCGCCACAGAGGGCCACCTCCACGCCGCAGGATGCGCCCCTCTCCTCCGCCGGCTCGCCGTCCTCCTCGGCCCGCGGCGCTCCGTCCGAGGCTCCGCCCACCGCCGCCCCCCATGAAGAGGAGGAGTCTGAGGGAGGAGGCGGAGTTAGGAGACGAGGAGAAGGTCAGAGGAACATGGTGGTCCGCCTGAAGTTCCTCAACGACACCGAGAGAACGGCTCAGGTCCAACCGCAGGACACCATCGGCTACATCAAACG AACTTACTTTGCGGGTCAGGAGCAGCAGGTGCGGCTCATCTACCAGGGCCAGCTGCTGCAGGACGACGCCCAGACTCTGGCCTCGCTCAACCTGGCCCACAACTGCGTCCTCCACTGCCACATCTCCCAGAACGCCGCGCCGGGGGCCCCGGGGGCGGCGCGGCCCGGCGACCAGGTGCAGGTGGCGCTGAACGTGGGCAGCCTGATGGTGCCGCTGCTGGTGCTGATGCTGTCGGTGCTGTGGTACTGTCAGATCCAGTACCGGCAGTTCTTCACCGCCCCCGCCACCGCCACCCTGGTGGGCATCACCATCTTCCTCAGCCTGGTGGCCTTCGGGGTCTACCGCCGCTAG